TAAAATGACCTCCGTTTCATCCAGTTTCTTCGTGCAAATGAAGTGGTAGATAAGTTTTGGATGTGAGAAAATGAACATGTTTATAGCGAGTTAAAACGCATACTGAACGAACAAGTAGCTGTAGAGGAAGACTGGTGAGTGAGTACCTGAGAGAGGAAATGGTGCTGCACATCATGGACCAGTTGTTCCTTTGTTGGACTGGGGTTACTGCTCACCTGGGTAATGTTAAAAGAGTATGCTTTCAAGGTTTTGCAGATGTGAAACAGAAGATCTTTCCAATTGGAAATTTCAATGTCATGCAGCCAAGGAACATACAAGATTGAAGTGTTTCAGGTATCTCCACAAGGTGGCGGTCTCGAGTTTTGACAATCTTACCCTCTGTTAATGATCTACAAAGTGTAAGCATGAGTTCCAAATACATCTACCTCAGTCTACAAGCTAATGACAAGAGGACACTCTTGTGAATTCAAATCTTTCATTCGGATATACAATAACACAATCAGGAGATCTCTCATGCACTTTTATGTTGCAATGACATCATAGTCATGCATTGATATCTCCCAAAAGTGTAAAAGAAATACTCAATGTGATAAAAAGATCCTGAACAACATCATCTTACCGTTCGAGGCTTAAAACCATGGGAGTGAATGTTCCTTATGCTACTTTGGccgttcgacttccatgacctagTATGTCGAATCCTTGACTTTCTTGGTTTGTGAAACTCTGAACCAGCTGTCGGtagaagatgatgattcatagacATGTAAAAAAAAAAGCTGAGTGAAATACTAGCCAGTTATAGATTTAGTGCTCACTTGTGGATGTTAACTTTTGCTTGTTATCCAGACTAACTCGAAAAGAGTAAAAGCTTACTGTAATCCATGTCTTTTTCTCCCATGTCTGAGCTACTGCAGAAAGAGGTATCACAATCGATTTCATCATCTTCGTTTCCAGTTGGAGCTTCCAAAACACTCAAAGCATTCCTTTGCAGCTTTACTTCCTCCCCATTTTTCAGGACCTGCATTCACATATGCAATTCATTCTTCACCAAAAGTCATGTAACGTATGAAGATTTTAGAAATATGTATACCAATACATTAATCAAAACAAGTGAGTGTGAAGCATAACAAAATCTTTGTCTGATAATGGAAAAATCTGTAAGTAATCTTCACAGTCAACATTTATCAAACATTTTCCTGTCAGTTGCTATAAAAGATCCTCCGACAAAAAAAGGTGACAAATTTCACACAAAATAAATCTGAGAGCATAGTATAAAGGAACAAATTCTCCTTTGTACACATAAAACAAAGTAGAAAGTTCAGTGAGTACAAGAAGTACTATTAGTAAAGAACAATAGGATCCACAAACCTAGCTCAATTTCATTCATGTAAAGATGATCATGATAGCGAATGGAAAAGGATTGTGTGTCAAAAACGAGAATGTTACCAGCCAATGCCAGCCACCAAGACCAACAGCTTTCTTCACGACTCCTTTCAGCCCGA
This Musa acuminata AAA Group cultivar baxijiao chromosome BXJ1-2, Cavendish_Baxijiao_AAA, whole genome shotgun sequence DNA region includes the following protein-coding sequences:
- the LOC103975783 gene encoding uncharacterized protein LOC103975783 produces the protein MEAELCSVHTLSPSQEESGDEELSVLPRHTKVIVTGNNRTKSVLVGLKGVVKKAVGLGGWHWLVLKNGEEVKLQRNALSVLEAPTGNEDDEIDCDTSFCSSSDMGEKDMDYTGSEFHKPRKSRIRHTRSWKSNGQSSIRNIHSHGFKPRTRVRLSKLETATLWRYLKHFNLVSSNPSPTKEQLVHDVQHHFLSQKLDETEVILGFIHAAKRLRTLYS